A region of Nitrospinota bacterium DNA encodes the following proteins:
- a CDS encoding nucleotidyltransferase domain-containing protein, with protein sequence MGREEILDILRDYKRRYAEKYGILEIGVFGSVARDEAHVDSDVDICVKTSTPDAFALVHIKEDIESLVGKHVDIIRVRDRMNPFLKKRIEQEGLYV encoded by the coding sequence ATGGGAAGAGAGGAAATTCTTGATATTCTGCGCGATTACAAGCGGCGCTACGCTGAAAAATACGGAATTCTTGAGATAGGCGTTTTTGGCTCTGTCGCCAGGGATGAGGCCCATGTTGATAGCGATGTGGACATTTGCGTGAAGACGAGTACTCCAGACGCGTTTGCGCTGGTGCACATCAAGGAGGATATCGAAAGCCTTGTCGGGAAACATGTCGATATTATCCGGGTGCGTGACCGGATGAACCCCTTTCTTAAAAAAAGGATAGAGCAGGAGGGATTGTATGTTTGA
- a CDS encoding D-tyrosyl-tRNA(Tyr) deacylase has protein sequence MIAVVQRVTTASVSVEGKEVAAIGHGLLILLGASKGDSLEQADYLVGKIANLRVFSDREGKMNLSLLEVNGEALVVSQFTLLGDWRKGRRPGFDKAAPPDEARAMVDTFSAKLSELGVSVKNGVFGANMQVALVNDGPVTLVMDTSAQ, from the coding sequence ATGATTGCCGTGGTCCAGCGTGTCACAACCGCCTCGGTATCTGTGGAGGGGAAGGAGGTGGCCGCCATTGGTCATGGATTGCTGATACTGCTTGGCGCCTCCAAAGGGGATTCACTGGAGCAGGCGGATTACCTGGTTGGCAAAATAGCCAACCTGCGGGTGTTCAGCGACAGGGAAGGGAAAATGAACCTGTCGCTTCTTGAAGTGAATGGCGAGGCGCTTGTGGTTAGCCAGTTCACCCTTTTGGGCGACTGGCGGAAGGGGAGAAGGCCGGGGTTCGACAAAGCCGCCCCGCCCGATGAAGCCAGGGCGATGGTGGATACGTTTTCGGCTAAACTTTCAGAGCTGGGCGTTTCCGTAAAGAACGGCGTGTTCGGAGCCAACATGCAAGTGGCCCTGGTGAACGACGGCCCGGTGACGCTCGTGATGGATACCTCGGCTCAATAA
- the murJ gene encoding murein biosynthesis integral membrane protein MurJ: MAPESQKEKIIKAAGVVSAATLVSRVIGYARDMLIAHLFGATTAADAFFVAFRIPNLLRRLTAEGAMTAAFVPVYTEVYEKGGKPRAFALACNIVSILGVALAVVSVAGVLSAPWVVKVMAPGFTVSQHTFELTTLLTRIMFPYLLFVSLAAVLMAMQNSMGKFFIPAAAPTMLNVSIISCALLMRDWFEEPTVALAVGVMLGGVLQLWMQLWELKRMGWRFIPSFDFKDIDTRKIGLLMAPATVGMAVAEINTFVDTLLASLLPEGSISYLYYGNRLVQFPLGVFGVAVGVASLPAMSLDVAKGGGKLVELMSHAFRLTLFIAMPATVGLVTLAGPIANVLFERGEFDSAARYGTMLAIIYYAIGLPAFSGVKVVVGAFYALKDTKTPTRIGAWCMVVNVALCLVFMGPLAHGGLALATSLASFVNMGVLLWLLRKKIGPIDGKKIVRSLTMMALASAVMGGVITAYAHYLFSYGAPLLERASHLMVAVALGTAVYYGTMLALGSTEAVAVKNRIVNKLKRGRG; the protein is encoded by the coding sequence GTGGCGCCTGAATCCCAAAAAGAAAAGATAATAAAAGCCGCCGGCGTGGTGAGCGCCGCCACCCTTGTGTCCAGGGTTATCGGGTACGCGCGGGACATGCTCATCGCCCACCTCTTCGGGGCAACCACCGCGGCGGACGCGTTTTTCGTGGCGTTCCGCATTCCCAATCTTCTGCGAAGGCTCACCGCCGAGGGGGCAATGACAGCCGCTTTCGTGCCGGTTTACACCGAGGTTTACGAAAAAGGGGGCAAGCCCCGGGCGTTCGCCCTGGCGTGCAACATAGTATCCATCCTTGGCGTGGCGCTGGCGGTGGTGTCGGTGGCCGGGGTTTTGTCCGCCCCGTGGGTTGTGAAGGTGATGGCGCCGGGGTTTACGGTAAGCCAACACACCTTCGAGCTTACCACGCTCCTTACCCGCATAATGTTCCCGTACCTTTTGTTCGTGTCCCTTGCGGCGGTGCTTATGGCCATGCAAAACTCCATGGGGAAGTTCTTCATCCCAGCCGCCGCGCCCACCATGCTAAACGTGAGCATAATCTCCTGCGCCCTTTTGATGCGGGACTGGTTCGAGGAGCCAACAGTAGCCTTGGCCGTGGGCGTTATGCTTGGGGGCGTTCTGCAACTGTGGATGCAGTTGTGGGAGCTGAAAAGGATGGGGTGGCGCTTCATCCCTTCGTTCGACTTCAAGGATATCGACACCCGCAAGATAGGCCTTCTCATGGCCCCGGCCACCGTGGGAATGGCGGTGGCGGAGATAAACACTTTCGTGGATACCCTGCTGGCATCCCTTCTGCCGGAGGGGAGCATATCGTACTTATATTACGGCAACCGTCTGGTGCAATTCCCGTTGGGGGTGTTTGGGGTGGCGGTTGGGGTGGCGTCGCTCCCGGCCATGTCCCTCGACGTCGCCAAGGGGGGCGGGAAACTGGTGGAGCTTATGTCCCATGCGTTCCGGCTCACGCTTTTTATAGCAATGCCAGCTACGGTGGGGCTTGTGACGCTGGCAGGGCCAATAGCCAACGTGCTTTTCGAGCGGGGTGAGTTCGACTCGGCGGCGAGATATGGAACCATGCTGGCCATTATCTATTACGCCATAGGGCTTCCTGCCTTCTCCGGAGTAAAGGTGGTGGTAGGGGCTTTCTACGCGTTGAAAGACACCAAAACCCCCACAAGGATTGGCGCTTGGTGCATGGTTGTCAACGTGGCTTTATGTCTTGTCTTCATGGGGCCGCTGGCCCACGGCGGGCTGGCCCTGGCCACATCGCTGGCGTCGTTCGTGAACATGGGCGTCCTGCTGTGGCTCTTGAGGAAAAAGATCGGCCCCATAGACGGCAAGAAAATAGTACGGTCACTAACGATGATGGCGCTCGCGTCGGCTGTGATGGGGGGCGTTATAACCGCATACGCCCATTATCTTTTCAGCTACGGCGCGCCCCTGCTGGAACGGGCGTCGCACCTGATGGTGGCGGTGGCTTTGGGCACGGCGGTTTATTACGGAACCATGCTGGCGCTGGGCTCCACGGAAGCCGTGGCGGTGAAGAACCGGATCGTCAACAAACTTAAACGGGGCAGGGGATGA
- the ptsP gene encoding phosphoenolpyruvate--protein phosphotransferase has translation MDGHTHKPAEENVLFGIPASSGIVIGKAYVLDRHMICVLEHILHEDELDAEIDRFHSAVDQLRAELSELAETARSESEMDIPTLIFDAHIQILNDPLMLKEVQGIIESKSCNAEWALKSLLEKYQASFSKIKDQYFRERLNDIEQVITRIQRRLIQGETVSLASLTEPVIIVSHDLSPADTIQLNPAKVIGFAIDVGGKTSHAGIIASSMDIPAVVGLKTLSQRVRSGDPIIVDGNLGEVVHMPAKDQFLKYTKRRQRYLYFDQELHAQKHLAATTIDGEKVKVLANIESSQDLAHLSEHGAEGVGLYRTEYLFIHRTKWPDEEEQFEDYKKVAQSVAPHCAIIRTLDIGGDKLATGGDYFEVEPNPALGLRAIRYCLSKPEVFRTQLRAILRASAFGKLKIMYPLITMPEELIHANYILGEVKGELNAQGHLFDKDIEVGIMIETPSSVIIADELAKHCSFFSIGTNDLIQYTMAIDRMNERVAYLYQPLSPTILRMLSQTMSAAAKAGLSVSVCGKMSGDPISAFLLMGMGSVRELSMDVHSIPRMKKFIRSISVADAREVARQALTMSAAEDIKHFVTAHLRKAAPDAVAAGFAYSAE, from the coding sequence ATGGACGGCCATACGCATAAACCGGCGGAAGAGAACGTCCTTTTCGGCATCCCGGCTTCCAGCGGGATAGTCATAGGGAAAGCCTATGTGCTGGACCGGCACATGATATGCGTGCTGGAGCATATCCTGCATGAAGATGAGCTGGACGCCGAGATAGACAGGTTCCACAGCGCCGTGGATCAGTTGCGCGCGGAGCTTTCGGAGCTGGCGGAGACGGCCCGGAGCGAATCGGAGATGGACATCCCCACCCTTATCTTCGACGCCCACATACAGATATTGAACGACCCCCTCATGCTAAAAGAGGTGCAGGGGATAATAGAGTCCAAAAGCTGTAACGCAGAATGGGCCCTCAAAAGCCTGCTGGAAAAATACCAGGCCAGTTTCTCGAAGATAAAGGACCAGTATTTCCGCGAACGGCTCAACGACATAGAGCAGGTTATCACAAGGATCCAAAGAAGGCTCATCCAGGGGGAAACGGTTTCTTTGGCCAGCCTTACGGAGCCTGTTATCATCGTTTCGCACGATTTGAGCCCGGCGGACACCATCCAGCTGAACCCCGCCAAGGTCATCGGGTTCGCCATAGACGTTGGCGGAAAAACCTCCCACGCGGGGATAATAGCCTCCTCCATGGACATTCCGGCGGTGGTGGGCCTTAAAACCCTGTCGCAGAGGGTGCGCTCGGGCGACCCGATAATTGTGGACGGGAACCTGGGCGAGGTTGTTCACATGCCCGCCAAGGACCAGTTCCTTAAGTACACTAAACGCAGACAGAGATATCTGTATTTCGACCAGGAGCTCCACGCCCAGAAACATCTTGCCGCCACCACCATAGACGGCGAGAAGGTGAAGGTGCTGGCCAACATAGAATCGTCGCAGGACCTTGCCCATCTTTCCGAGCATGGCGCGGAGGGGGTGGGGCTCTATCGCACGGAATACCTTTTCATCCACCGCACAAAATGGCCGGATGAGGAGGAACAGTTCGAGGATTACAAGAAAGTGGCCCAATCCGTGGCGCCCCACTGCGCCATCATAAGGACGCTGGACATAGGCGGCGACAAGCTGGCCACAGGCGGCGATTATTTCGAGGTGGAGCCCAACCCGGCCCTGGGCCTGCGCGCCATCCGCTACTGTCTCAGCAAGCCCGAGGTGTTCCGCACCCAGCTTAGGGCTATCCTGCGGGCGTCGGCTTTCGGGAAACTCAAGATAATGTACCCGCTAATCACCATGCCGGAGGAGCTTATCCACGCAAACTATATCCTTGGCGAGGTGAAAGGGGAACTGAACGCTCAGGGCCACCTTTTCGACAAGGATATAGAGGTGGGGATAATGATAGAGACCCCGTCGTCGGTGATAATCGCCGATGAGCTGGCCAAGCATTGCTCCTTTTTCTCAATCGGCACCAACGACCTTATCCAATACACCATGGCCATAGACAGGATGAACGAGCGGGTGGCCTATCTATACCAGCCCCTCTCCCCGACTATCCTGAGGATGCTATCGCAGACCATGAGCGCCGCGGCGAAGGCTGGCCTGTCGGTGTCGGTGTGCGGCAAGATGTCCGGCGACCCTATTTCGGCCTTCCTCCTTATGGGAATGGGTAGCGTACGGGAGCTTTCCATGGATGTGCACTCCATCCCGCGGATGAAAAAGTTCATACGCTCCATCAGCGTGGCGGATGCCCGGGAGGTTGCCCGGCAGGCCCTCACCATGTCCGCCGCCGAGGATATAAAACATTTCGTGACGGCCCACTTGCGAAAAGCCGCGCCCGACGCCGTGGCCGCCGGTTTTGCTTACAGCGCCGAGTGA
- a CDS encoding HPr family phosphocarrier protein, translating to MTGSETKVEKTLTLTHKWGLHARPAFAIAKTAMRFTSDIRLVKGGDAADCRQVTELLSLCAENGDTLSIQATGEDGEAAVSEIVSLIQSNFGET from the coding sequence ATGACCGGCTCGGAGACGAAAGTGGAAAAGACCCTGACGCTTACCCACAAATGGGGTTTGCACGCCCGCCCGGCGTTCGCCATAGCCAAGACAGCCATGCGTTTTACAAGCGACATAAGGCTTGTAAAAGGGGGCGATGCGGCGGATTGCAGGCAGGTAACCGAACTGCTTTCGCTTTGCGCCGAGAACGGCGACACACTTTCCATCCAGGCCACGGGTGAAGACGGCGAGGCGGCGGTGAGTGAGATTGTTTCCCTTATCCAGTCCAATTTCGGGGAGACCTGA
- a CDS encoding PTS fructose transporter subunit IIA has product MKTGYLLIAHGALASELLRTLEFIAGPQPSFRAVAVDHAVEVDMARQIVEQAINEMMGDGDGGVVVLTDLFGGAPSNIAMSMMDDKRMEIVAGVNLPLLIHATLMEDNLSLKEKAQRLRDYGRNNIFVASEVLSGRR; this is encoded by the coding sequence ATGAAAACCGGATACCTGCTCATAGCCCATGGCGCGCTGGCGTCGGAGCTTTTGAGGACGCTGGAGTTTATCGCCGGGCCCCAGCCTTCGTTCCGGGCCGTGGCGGTGGACCACGCCGTTGAGGTGGACATGGCCCGGCAGATAGTGGAGCAGGCCATAAATGAAATGATGGGCGATGGGGACGGGGGCGTTGTGGTGCTGACCGACCTTTTCGGCGGGGCTCCCTCCAACATAGCCATGTCCATGATGGACGACAAGCGGATGGAGATCGTGGCCGGGGTGAACCTTCCCCTGCTCATCCACGCCACGCTCATGGAGGACAACCTGTCATTGAAGGAAAAGGCCCAGCGTTTGCGGGACTATGGCAGGAACAACATCTTCGTGGCTTCGGAGGTTTTGTCGGGAAGAAGATGA
- a CDS encoding PTS sugar transporter subunit IIA, whose amino-acid sequence MRITDFLPEGNCLRGFLSGGKEKILGELCALVAESGAISGGEEALAAVLAREKLGSTGIGDEVAIPHAKTAGVKELTGAFGVSKEGVEYFSVDDKPVKLVFLLLAPENSTGAHLKALARVSRLLKSERFRSRMEEAQDPSLIYPILAEEDENLG is encoded by the coding sequence ATGCGGATAACGGATTTTCTCCCGGAAGGAAACTGCCTGCGGGGTTTCCTTTCCGGCGGGAAGGAAAAAATATTGGGGGAATTGTGCGCCCTGGTGGCGGAAAGCGGCGCTATCTCCGGCGGCGAAGAAGCGCTTGCGGCCGTTCTGGCGCGGGAGAAGCTGGGCTCCACCGGGATAGGGGACGAGGTGGCCATACCTCACGCCAAGACCGCCGGGGTAAAGGAGTTAACCGGGGCTTTTGGCGTGTCCAAAGAAGGGGTGGAGTATTTCTCCGTGGACGACAAGCCGGTGAAGCTGGTGTTTTTACTGCTGGCGCCGGAAAACTCCACGGGGGCCCATTTAAAGGCTTTGGCGCGGGTTTCCAGGCTACTTAAGAGCGAGCGGTTCCGGAGCAGGATGGAAGAGGCGCAAGACCCTTCGCTAATTTACCCCATCCTGGCGGAAGAAGATGAGAACCTGGGTTAA
- the raiA gene encoding ribosome-associated translation inhibitor RaiA: MQITITGHNIEITPALREYTEEKVNRVRRYLNTTINAHVILKVEKLSQIAEVTIHANGVDLHGEDRNENMYAAIDSVMDKIDRQANKFKGKVQDKKRGAGEERIRATEA, translated from the coding sequence ATGCAGATAACCATAACTGGACACAACATAGAGATAACCCCCGCCCTGAGGGAGTACACCGAGGAGAAGGTGAACCGGGTCCGGCGATATCTTAACACCACGATCAACGCCCACGTTATTTTGAAGGTGGAGAAGCTTTCGCAAATAGCCGAGGTAACCATTCACGCCAACGGGGTGGATCTGCATGGGGAGGACCGCAACGAGAACATGTACGCGGCCATAGACAGCGTGATGGACAAGATAGACCGTCAGGCCAACAAGTTCAAAGGCAAGGTTCAGGACAAAAAACGGGGCGCCGGCGAAGAGCGGATCAGGGCCACCGAAGCCTGA
- the rpoN gene encoding RNA polymerase factor sigma-54 yields MGIEMKLQMRMAQRLVMTPMLQQAIKLLPMTRLELLQAIRAELEENPLLEELQETEEEQEEARAAAGEEPLEPVVDQESPLPGQADKVYEEQASLEDAAPQKAQDDIEWDAYMQSDLYEGGSGDGFVERPSLENTLRQKESLEEHLIWQLNCSAVSEEEKRLGDLIIGNISNEGYLEEPLEALAQEAGVSVDEIEDALILVQSFDPPGVAARDLKECLLLQVYSNRLKGTLVETLVLKYLSALDERNFPKIAKAEDAEVDDVVDAVRTIREMDPKPGLQYNPEETHYITPDLFVVKVDEDYQVFLNDEGIPKLHINQYYQSILKNKSEDNRSTRDYVENKFRSAIWLIKSIEQRRQTMLKVGRSLVKFQREFLDKGMNYLKPLILKDVADDIGMHESTISRVTTNKYIHTPQGLFELKFFFHSAVGSYLGNDMSSVRVKEMIKKIVKEEDSSKPYTDDQLVKLLQSRDVKIARRTVTKYRKELMIPSTSKRKKLFL; encoded by the coding sequence ATGGGTATTGAAATGAAGCTCCAGATGCGCATGGCGCAACGTCTGGTGATGACACCGATGTTGCAACAGGCCATCAAGCTTTTGCCCATGACCAGGCTGGAGCTTCTGCAGGCCATCCGGGCGGAGTTGGAAGAGAATCCGCTTCTGGAGGAGTTACAGGAAACCGAGGAGGAACAGGAAGAGGCGCGGGCCGCCGCCGGGGAAGAGCCGTTAGAGCCGGTTGTGGACCAGGAATCGCCCCTTCCCGGCCAGGCGGACAAGGTTTATGAGGAACAGGCTTCGCTGGAAGACGCCGCTCCCCAAAAAGCCCAGGATGACATAGAGTGGGACGCTTACATGCAGTCCGACCTTTACGAAGGGGGCTCCGGGGACGGTTTCGTTGAGCGTCCCAGCCTTGAAAACACCCTCCGCCAGAAAGAAAGCCTTGAAGAGCACCTTATATGGCAGTTGAACTGCTCCGCAGTATCGGAGGAGGAAAAACGGCTGGGGGACCTCATAATTGGCAACATAAGCAACGAAGGGTATCTGGAAGAGCCCTTGGAGGCTTTGGCCCAGGAGGCGGGCGTTTCGGTGGATGAGATTGAGGACGCGCTTATCCTGGTTCAGAGTTTCGACCCTCCTGGCGTAGCGGCCCGGGATCTGAAGGAATGTCTGCTTCTGCAGGTGTACAGCAACCGGCTGAAAGGCACGCTGGTGGAAACGCTGGTGCTCAAATACCTCTCCGCGCTGGATGAGCGAAATTTCCCCAAAATAGCCAAAGCCGAGGATGCGGAAGTTGACGACGTGGTGGACGCGGTGCGGACCATCCGCGAGATGGATCCCAAGCCCGGCCTTCAATACAACCCGGAGGAGACCCATTACATCACCCCGGACCTTTTCGTTGTGAAGGTTGATGAGGATTACCAGGTGTTCCTGAACGACGAGGGTATCCCCAAGCTCCACATCAACCAGTATTACCAGTCCATCCTCAAAAACAAGAGCGAGGATAACCGGTCCACCAGGGATTATGTGGAAAATAAATTCCGTTCGGCCATTTGGCTTATCAAGAGCATCGAACAGAGAAGGCAGACCATGCTGAAGGTGGGGCGCTCCCTGGTGAAGTTCCAGCGGGAGTTTCTGGACAAGGGCATGAACTATCTCAAGCCATTGATACTCAAGGATGTGGCCGACGACATAGGGATGCACGAATCCACCATAAGCCGCGTCACCACCAACAAGTACATTCACACCCCGCAGGGGCTGTTTGAACTCAAGTTCTTTTTCCACTCGGCGGTCGGCTCTTATTTAGGTAACGACATGTCTTCCGTCCGGGTGAAGGAAATGATAAAAAAGATAGTGAAGGAGGAGGATTCGTCCAAACCCTACACGGACGATCAGTTGGTCAAGTTGCTTCAGAGCAGGGACGTGAAAATAGCTAGGCGGACGGTGACCAAATACCGCAAGGAACTGATGATACCGTCCACTTCCAAGCGGAAGAAGCTGTTCCTTTAA
- the lptB gene encoding LPS export ABC transporter ATP-binding protein encodes MSEPAEKTLSAENLSKVYRGRKVVDDVSISMTNQEIVGLLGPNGAGKTTTFYMVVGLARADKGKVTYNGEDITHMPMYARARIGIGYLPQEPSIFRKLTVYENLMAILENLPFSRREREEKARSLLDEFGILHLSDHIALSLSGGERRRLEIARALCPDPSFILLDEPFAGIDPIAVADIQGLVLKLREKGIGILITDHNVRDTLCITDRAYILSEGKIIEEGAPTQIAQSERARNIYLGQNFSLK; translated from the coding sequence ATGAGCGAACCGGCTGAAAAAACATTGAGCGCCGAGAACCTCTCCAAGGTTTACCGGGGCAGAAAAGTGGTGGACGACGTCTCCATCTCCATGACCAACCAGGAGATAGTCGGTCTTCTAGGCCCCAACGGGGCTGGCAAGACCACCACTTTTTACATGGTGGTGGGGCTGGCCAGGGCCGACAAGGGGAAGGTTACCTACAATGGTGAAGACATCACCCATATGCCCATGTACGCCCGGGCGAGGATAGGTATAGGTTATCTGCCACAGGAACCCTCCATTTTCAGGAAGCTTACGGTTTATGAAAACCTAATGGCCATCCTGGAAAACCTTCCCTTCTCCCGCAGGGAGCGGGAAGAGAAAGCCCGGAGCCTGCTGGACGAGTTCGGCATCCTCCACCTTTCGGACCATATCGCCCTGTCGCTTTCCGGCGGCGAGCGGCGGCGGCTGGAGATAGCCCGCGCCCTCTGTCCCGACCCTTCGTTTATCCTTCTGGACGAGCCATTCGCCGGGATTGACCCCATAGCCGTGGCCGACATACAGGGGCTGGTGCTGAAACTGAGGGAAAAGGGTATAGGCATTCTAATTACCGACCACAACGTTAGGGACACCCTCTGCATCACCGACCGGGCCTATATTTTAAGCGAAGGTAAAATCATCGAAGAGGGGGCTCCAACCCAGATCGCGCAAAGCGAAAGGGCAAGAAATATCTACCTTGGCCAGAATTTTTCGCTAAAATAG
- the lptA gene encoding lipopolysaccharide transport periplasmic protein LptA yields MRFIVVAALSLLMAWGGLYPLNALAAGAVKEEPKGKKGAAGVFQDDQEDKKAPLQITSQRMVSDSKSNKISFFGDVVAVKGKLVVESEEMHVFSDDAQNELREMEALGSVKITHKDKVATGKKANYFDDSRTVVLTGDPVLTQGKNTATGEKVIYYFDREDMEIISGQGAPAKVILYQKEEQKPAGQAKPSEKPAQASQGSGKK; encoded by the coding sequence ATGAGATTTATCGTAGTTGCGGCGCTGTCCTTACTAATGGCCTGGGGCGGCCTATATCCTTTGAACGCTTTGGCGGCTGGCGCTGTAAAGGAAGAGCCAAAGGGCAAAAAAGGGGCGGCCGGGGTTTTTCAGGATGACCAGGAAGACAAGAAGGCCCCGCTTCAAATCACATCCCAGCGTATGGTGTCCGACAGCAAGAGCAACAAGATATCGTTTTTCGGCGATGTGGTGGCGGTGAAGGGGAAGCTTGTGGTGGAGTCGGAAGAGATGCACGTTTTTTCCGACGACGCCCAGAACGAACTTAGGGAAATGGAAGCCTTGGGTTCGGTTAAAATAACCCATAAAGACAAAGTGGCCACCGGCAAAAAGGCCAACTATTTCGATGACAGCCGCACGGTTGTGCTCACCGGGGACCCGGTTCTGACCCAGGGGAAGAACACGGCCACCGGCGAGAAGGTGATTTATTATTTCGACAGGGAAGACATGGAGATAATCAGCGGCCAGGGCGCCCCGGCCAAAGTTATCCTGTACCAGAAAGAGGAACAAAAACCCGCTGGTCAGGCCAAACCCTCCGAAAAGCCCGCTCAAGCGTCGCAAGGCTCCGGGAAGAAATGA
- the lptC gene encoding LPS export ABC transporter periplasmic protein LptC, whose amino-acid sequence MIKLIVTAIVILAAGYAGWLFLGVSGGLLSKKSPLVLTEEAMTLRGVRLTQKMKNKEDLELVAETASVALDESRIDMENFTVVSYSGEYGTVIITARRGTLKNPEKDIYATGGVLARDGSGNALITENAQWINASREIHTDDQVRVFGERFTLTGKGMTAKMDDKTVEILNDVNAVFFPENK is encoded by the coding sequence ATGATTAAATTAATTGTTACCGCCATCGTCATTTTGGCGGCTGGTTATGCGGGCTGGCTGTTTCTTGGGGTGTCCGGCGGATTATTGTCGAAAAAGTCCCCGCTGGTTTTGACCGAAGAGGCCATGACATTGCGCGGTGTGCGGCTGACCCAGAAAATGAAGAACAAGGAGGACCTGGAGCTGGTGGCGGAAACCGCGTCGGTGGCTCTGGACGAGTCCCGCATTGATATGGAGAATTTTACCGTGGTCTCGTATTCCGGCGAGTATGGCACGGTGATTATTACCGCCCGCCGGGGAACCCTGAAGAACCCCGAGAAAGACATATACGCCACTGGCGGCGTGCTGGCGCGGGACGGATCCGGCAATGCGCTGATAACTGAGAACGCCCAATGGATAAACGCTTCCAGGGAAATCCACACCGATGACCAGGTGAGGGTATTCGGTGAGCGGTTCACCCTTACCGGAAAAGGCATGACGGCTAAAATGGATGACAAGACCGTGGAGATATTAAACGACGTGAACGCGGTGTTCTTCCCGGAGAATAAATGA
- the tsaE gene encoding tRNA (adenosine(37)-N6)-threonylcarbamoyltransferase complex ATPase subunit type 1 TsaE, translated as MGNVLKTGDIVLLEGDLGAGKTVLTQGVCRGLGLPKAVIVRSPTFTLINDYPHTPPIRHADLYRLKSDEEIETIGLFEDSGARVTIVEWAERLTYVESLEFIRVKIEDLEETQRLLTITARVEFIEIASRLFESAGIHGRLAS; from the coding sequence ATGGGTAACGTTTTGAAAACCGGCGATATAGTTTTGCTGGAAGGGGATTTGGGGGCGGGTAAGACCGTACTCACCCAAGGCGTTTGCCGTGGGCTTGGGTTGCCGAAGGCGGTCATAGTGCGTTCCCCCACATTCACCCTGATTAATGACTATCCCCATACGCCGCCCATCCGCCATGCGGACCTGTATCGCTTGAAAAGCGATGAGGAAATTGAGACAATCGGGCTTTTCGAGGATTCCGGAGCCCGGGTTACCATTGTGGAATGGGCCGAGCGGCTCACTTACGTGGAATCCCTGGAATTCATCCGGGTGAAGATCGAGGATTTGGAAGAGACCCAGCGGCTACTTACCATTACTGCCAGGGTGGAGTTCATTGAAATCGCAAGCCGTCTTTTTGAATCGGCGGGAATCCATGGCCGCCTGGCCAGCTGA